From a single Tachypleus tridentatus isolate NWPU-2018 chromosome 6, ASM421037v1, whole genome shotgun sequence genomic region:
- the LOC143251703 gene encoding cell adhesion molecule DSCAML1-like, translated as MAGSWNISALLILFLTPALAVEPPSLKPDEFSRDTELGSRVQLVCYLKKGNLPVVFTWKKDGKHLSTNERVTISSLDVFTSNLRIQRVIPEDVANYTCTATNSAGSDSFTAALIVRAPPFWKQQPENTVQAILGTRTLIGCSVGGYPVPRVTWKIKHPSGSLTPVSKSYKMKVLDNGTLLINDLKETDSGTYLCLAENGVGENLEKAVRLSVHVPPFIERHNEVVTAQRGYTKSVRCIVRGERPLLVRWLKNNRMLEPWSNSHETYSKETSGGSNFTLVIRNIQTVDAALYTCSVENSYGNDSWNIKMIVNEPPQSPSNIVVGDVRSRVAKVSWKSSPTLSAVTQFIVRFWESSRYFGVNKLKEQVLSFGETNLLLRDLHPGTEYTVEIQAENSIGLSEPSDSVTFTTQEEEPGASPVDVTVLALDSGTLLVSWKSPPRHQWNGVLKGYYVSYKVRDSSSRFSYETVTTDDVTDKDEEEVTIRGLNVGTEYVVTVKAFNSAGTGPSSEEVTCATLRGDPPSAPNVRLVGVDTDSLTLDWKTPHEEGRVLQYVLEFKKDGMIKHQRHLPGSISSYKVTHLQTGSRYELRLAAYNKFGRGSASSPVVAFTEALGVKLAEETEDGPFYIRLYFIIPVAVSLTVIVCAVVVAWACLKKEHIVEKNQPIYVAYGYRSSYEPPPTMQGTLKSRDSRALESGYDVPWDVTGYIGSGKFLTRNKQVKEAKKDRGKLRLDVRSTVTVTLNTGIFLQQRLWPHGKVDRPILQPFEFPRDIELGSRVQIICNLKKGDLPVVLVWKKNGEPLSLGGEINIAKLNDFSNVLMISNIDSEDVANYTCTATNSAGSDSFTADLIVRAPPFWKQQSENTVQAIFGTRTLIACSVGGYPAPRITWKIKGPSGSLTPISRSYKMKVLDNGTLLINDVKETDSGTYLCQAENGVGESLEKAVRLSVHVPPSIESYNEVVTVQRGYTKSVRCIARGERPLLVRWLRNNHLLEPWSNRHETYSKETTVGTNSTLVIRNVQTQDAALYTCYVENSYGNDSWNIKMIVNEPPQSPSNIVVEDVRSRIAKVSWRSSTTRSAVTQFIVRFWESSRYFGVKKLKEQVLSFGETSLLLRDLHPGTKYTVEIQAENSIGLSEPSDPVKFTTQEEEPIASPVDVNVFALDSGTLLVSWKSPPRHQWNGVLKGYYVSYKVKDSSSRFSYETVTTDDVTDKDEEEVTIRGLNVGTEYVVTVKAFNSAGTGPSSEEVTCATLRGDPPSPPKVRLVGVDTDSLTLDWKTPHEEGPVLQYVLEFKKDGMIKHQRHLPGSISSYKVTHLQTGSRYELRLAAYNKFGRGSASSPVVAFTEALGVTLAEETEDGPFYIRLYFIIPVAVSLTVIVCAVVVAWACLKKEHIVEKNQPIYVAYGYRSSYEPPPTMQGTLKSRDSRALESGYDIPWDVTGYIGSGSSDGNYTKLKQVNPNT; from the exons AACCACCGAGTTTGAAGCCTGACGAGTTTTCTCGTGACACTGAGCTGGGTTCGAGAGTACAACTCGTGTGTTATCTCAAAAAAGGAAATTTACCAGTTGTTTTTACTTGGAAGAAAGATGGGAAACATCTGTCAACAAATGAACGAGTTACTATCTCTAGCTTAGATGTCTTCACAAGTAATTTAAGAATTCAGAGAGTTATTCCAGAAGACGTAGCCAACTACACCTGTACAGCCACTAATTCAGCAGGATCTGATAGTTTTACAGCTGCTCTGATCGTTAGAG CGCCCCCCTTTTGGAAACAACAACCAGAAAATACTGTCCAGGCTATCTTAGGGACACGAACGTTGATTGGTTGCTCTGTCGGAGGATATCCTGTTCCAAGAGTCACCTGGAAAATAAAAC ATCCTTCAGGCTCCTTGACTCCTGTCTCCAAGAGCTACAAGATGAAAGTGTTGGACAACGGAACACTGTTGATTAACGACCTTAAGGAGACAGATTCAGGAACATACCTGTGTCTGGCTGAAAACGGAGTGGGAGAAAATTTGGAGAAAGCTGTCCGTCTGTCTGTCCATG TGCCTCCGTTTATCGAAAGACATAATGAAGTTGTAACTGCGCAGCGAGGATACACAAAGAGTGTGCGATGTATTGTAAGGGGAGAGCGACCTCTACTGGTTAGATGGCTAAAAAACAATCGGATGTTAGAACCTTGGTCGAACAG CCACGAAACTTACAGTAAAGAAACATCGGGTGGGTCTAACTTCACTCTCGTCATCAGAAATATTCAAACTGTAGATGCTGCCCTCTATACGTGTTCTGTAGAGAACTCATACGGAAACGACAGCTGGAATATTAAGATGATTGTGAATG aACCTCCTCAGAGTCCTTCGAATATTGTTGTCGGAGACGTTCGAAGCAGGGTTGCTAAGGTCAGTTGGAAGTCATCACCAACACTGTCAGCAGTCACTCAGTTCATTGTTCGGTTCTGGGAATCATCAA GATATTTTGGAGtgaataaactaaaagaacaagtTTTATCTTTTGGTGAAACGAACCTGTTGCTTCGAGATCTTCATCCTGGTACAGAATACACTGTAGAGATTCAAGCAGAGAACAGTATAGGACTCAGTGAACCTTCTGACTCTGTTACATTTACTACACAGGAGGAAG AACCCGGAGCGTCACCTGTGGATGTTACTGTTTTGGCTCTGGATTCAGGAACACTGTTAGTGAGTTGGAAG AGTCCACCTAGACACCAATGGAACGGAGTTCTGAAAGGTTACTACGTCAGCTACAAGGTCAGGGACTCTTCAAGTAGATTCTCTTACGAGACTGTGACGACAGATGACGTCACAGACAAAGATGAAGAAGAAGTAACAATTCGAGGTTTGAACGTAGGAACAGAATACGTAGTGACTGTGAAAGCTTTTAATAGTGCAGGAACCGGACCTTCGTCAGAGGAAGTGACGTGTGCCACACTCCGGGGAG ATCCACCATCAGCTCCTAACGTAAGACTAGTTGGTGTGGACACTGACTCCTTGACCTTGGACTGGAAAACCCCACACGAAGAAGGACGTGTTCTAC AATATGTACTGGAGTTTAAAAAAGACGGGATGATTAAACACCAGCGCCACCTACCGGGATCTATCAGTAGCTACAAAGTAACCCACCTGCAGACAGGATCTCGGTATGAACTTAGACTGGCAGCATACAACAAGTTTGGAAGAGGAAGTGCGTCGTCTCCTGTTGTAGCTTTTACTGAAGCACTTG GAGTTAAGTTAGCTGAGGAAACAGAAGACGGACCTTTCTATATCCGGTTATATTTCATAATTCCTGTTGCGGTTTcccttactgttattgtttgtgcTGTGGTAGTTGCTTGGGCTTGTCTGAAGAAGGAACACATAGTGGAAA AAAATCAACCAATTTACGTAGCTTACGGGTACAGATCATCCTACGAACCTCCTCCAACTATGCAAGGAACATTGAAGTCACGTGACAGTAGGGCACTTGAAAGTGGATATGACGTTCCATGGGACGTTACAGGATACATAGGAAGTGGG AAGTTcctaacaagaaacaaacaagttaagGAAGCAAAGAAAGATCGGGGTAAGCTTAGACTGGACGTAAGATCTACGGTAACAGTGACGCTTAACACTGGTATCTTCCTGCAACAAAGACTGTGGCCTCACGGGAAGGTGG ATCGACCAATTCTGCAACCTTTCGAATTTCCACGTGATATTGAGTTGGGTTCGAGGGTGCAGATCATCTGTAATCTCAAAAAAGGAGACTTACCAGTTGTTCTTGTATGGAAGAAAAATGGAGAACCTTTATCATTAGGCGGAGAAATCAACATTGCGAAGTTAAATGATTTTTCAAATGTGTTAATGATATCAAATATAGATTCAGAAGACGTAGCCAACTACACCTGTACAGCCACTAATTCTGCAGGATCTGACAGTTTTACAGCTGATCTGATCGTTAGAG CGCCACCTTTCTGGAAACAACAATCGGAGAACACCGTCCAGGCTATCTTTGGTACTCGAACGTTGATTGCTTGTTCTGTCGGAGGATATCCTGCTCCTAGAATCACCTGGAAAATAAAGG GTCCTTCAGGCTCCTTGACTCCTATCTCCAGAAGCTACAAGATGAAAGTGTTGGATAACGGAACACTGTTGATTAACGACGTTAAAGAGACCGATTCAGGAACGTACTTGTGTCAGGCAGAAAACGGAGTGGGAGAAAGCTTGGAGAAGGCTGTCCGTCTGTCTGTCCACG TGCCTCCATCTATTGAGAGTTATAATGAAGTTGTAACTGTGCAGCGAGGATATACAAAGAGTGTACGATGTATTGCAAGAGGAGAACGACCTCTACTGGTTAGATGGCTAAGAAACAATCACTTGTTAGAACCTTGGTCGAACcg CCACGAAACTTACAGTAAAGAAACCACAGTTGGGACTAATTCCACTCTCGTCATCAGAAATGTTCAAACTCAAGATGCTGCCCTTTATACGTGTTATGTAGAGAACTCGTACGGCAACGACAGCTGGAACATTAAGATGATTGTGAATG aaCCACCTCAGAGTCCTTCGAATATTGTTGTTGAAGACGTTCGTAGCAGGATTGCTAAGGTCAGTTGGAGGTCATCAACAACACGGTCAGCAGTCACTCAGTTCATTGTTCGGTTCTGGGAATCATCAA GATACTTTGGAGTGAAAAAACTAAAAGAACAAGTTTTATCTTTTGGTGAAACAAGCCTGTTGCTTCGAGATCTTCATCCTGGTACAAAATACACTGTAGAGATTCAAGCAGAGAACAGTATAGGGCTCAGTGAACCTTCTGACCCTGTTAAGTTTACTACACAAGAGGAAG AACCCATAGCGTCACCTGTGGATGTTAATGTTTTCGCACTGGATTCAGGAACACTGTTAGTAAGTTGGAAG AGTCCACCTAGACACCAATGGAACGGAGTTCTGAAAGGTTACTACGTCAGCTACAAGGTCAAGGACTCTTCAAGTAGATTCTCTTACGAGACTGTGACGACAGATGACGTCACAGACAAAGATGAAGAAGAAGTAACAATTCGAGGTTTGAACGTAGGAACAGAATACGTAGTGACTGTGAAAGCTTTTAATAGTGCAGGAACCGGACCTTCGTCAGAGGAAGTGACGTGTGCCACACTCCGGGGAG ATCCACCATCACCTCCTAAGGTAAGACTAGTTGGTGTGGACACTGACTCCTTGACCTTGGACTGGAAAACCCCACACGAAGAAGGACCTGTTCTAC AATATGTACTGGAGTTTAAAAAAGACGGGATGATTAAACACCAGCGCCACCTACCGGGATCTATCAGTAGCTACAAAGTAACCCACCTGCAGACAGGATCTCGGTATGAACTTAGACTGGCAGCTTACAACAAGTTTGGAAGAGGAAGTGCGTCGTCTCCTGTTGTAGCTTTTACTGAAGCACTTG GAGTTACGTTAGCTGAGGAAACAGAAGACGGACCTTTCTATATAAGGTTATATTTCATAATTCCTGTTGCGGTTTcccttactgttattgtttgtgcTGTGGTAGTTGCTTGGGCTTGTCTGAAGAAGGAACACATAGTGGAAA AAAATCAACCAATCTACGTAGCTTACGGGTACAGGTCATCCTACGAACCTCCTCCAACCATGCAAGGAACATTGAAGTCACGTGACAGTAGGGCACTTGAAAGTGGATATGACATTCCATGGGACGTTACAGGATACATCGGAAGTGGG tcaaGCGATGGGAACTATACGAAACTGAAGCAGGTTAACCCTAACACCTAG